A genomic window from Micromonospora sp. WMMA1947 includes:
- a CDS encoding phosphatase PAP2 family protein — protein MDVTRTAPARLAAWQRAARELALVAVLFLAYKAGRQVVADHAGVALANGEWVWRLERLLRLPDEMLVQGPLLSHELLVRVANSYYAYMHFPATVLCLVWLWLRRPAHYLRLRRALASLTAVALVLHVCVPLAPPRLTALTGLVDTGTRYGPSVYGPPDTDQLSNQYAAMPSLHVGWALAIALALMAVTTGRLRWLWLLHPLATALVVVVTGNHYWLDGAVAVALLVAILAVLPPPAPEPPTLPSGPVRPHVVPAPRRSGRRRNPKVPATADVRLRPPGRG, from the coding sequence GTGGACGTCACGCGGACCGCGCCCGCCCGCCTCGCCGCATGGCAGCGGGCCGCGCGGGAGCTGGCGCTGGTCGCCGTGCTCTTCCTGGCCTACAAGGCGGGCCGTCAGGTGGTGGCCGACCACGCCGGCGTGGCCCTGGCCAACGGTGAGTGGGTCTGGCGGCTGGAGCGGCTGCTGCGCCTGCCCGACGAGATGCTCGTGCAGGGGCCGCTGCTGTCGCACGAGCTGCTGGTACGCGTCGCCAACTCCTACTACGCCTACATGCACTTCCCGGCCACCGTGCTCTGCCTGGTCTGGCTCTGGCTGCGCCGCCCGGCCCACTACCTGCGCCTGCGGCGCGCCCTGGCGTCGCTCACGGCGGTGGCGCTGGTGCTGCACGTCTGCGTTCCGCTCGCGCCGCCGCGGCTGACCGCGCTCACCGGACTGGTCGACACCGGCACCCGCTACGGCCCGAGCGTCTACGGTCCCCCCGACACCGACCAGCTCAGCAACCAGTACGCGGCCATGCCGTCGCTGCACGTGGGCTGGGCGCTGGCGATCGCGTTGGCGCTGATGGCGGTCACCACCGGACGCCTCCGCTGGCTCTGGCTGCTCCACCCCCTGGCGACCGCGCTCGTGGTGGTGGTCACCGGCAACCACTACTGGCTCGACGGCGCCGTCGCGGTGGCGCTGCTCGTGGCGATCCTGGCCGTCCTGCCGCCGCCCGCGCCGGAACCGCCCACGCTCCCGTCCGGACCGGTGCGCCCGCACGTGGTGCCGGCGCCCCGGCGGTCGGGCCGCCGCCGGAACCCGAAGGTCCCGGCGACGGCCGACGTGCGGCTGCGGCCACCCGGCCGCGGCTGA
- a CDS encoding MDR family MFS transporter: MSAPTATAEAAPMSKRKTLEALSGLLLVLFVAMLSSTVVSTALPKIIGALNGSQTQYTWVVTATLLTATATTPIWGKLADLFNKKLLIQIAIVVFLVGSVAAGFAQSAGQLIAARAFQGIGVGGLQALVQVAIAAMIPPRERGRYNGYLGGVMALATVGGPLLGGLIVDTSWLGWRWCFFVGVPVAAVALFLLQITLNLPTARRANVKIDYLGAALIAAGVSVLLIWISFVDDSFAWASWQTGAMVGGSVLLLALAVAVEARAAEPVVPLHIVRERTTALAILGSLAVGMAMFGGAVFLGQYFQIGRGYSPTEAGLLTIPMMAGVLISSIVAGRMITATGKVKPYIVFGAVVLVVGFAMLGTIDHETSLVFVGLAMFIVGVGVGMTMQNLVLAVQNTVALKDIGAASASVAFFRSLGGTIGVSVLGAVLARRVSDRITHDLAAAGIPASGGGGGSTLNLDALPEPVRQIVRAAYGDATGHIFLISAAIAVVGIVAALLLRPVTLRSSLDLPDTGRSVAVGADAVDGAPAFDEVSVDSAGREEHARR; the protein is encoded by the coding sequence ATGAGCGCACCCACCGCGACGGCTGAGGCCGCCCCCATGAGCAAGCGGAAGACGCTGGAGGCGCTCAGCGGTCTGCTGCTGGTGCTCTTCGTGGCCATGCTGAGCAGCACCGTGGTCTCGACCGCCCTGCCGAAGATCATCGGAGCGCTCAACGGCTCGCAGACGCAGTACACCTGGGTGGTCACCGCCACCCTGCTCACCGCCACGGCGACCACCCCGATCTGGGGCAAGCTCGCCGACCTGTTCAACAAGAAGCTGCTGATCCAGATCGCCATCGTGGTATTCCTGGTCGGCTCGGTCGCGGCCGGCTTCGCGCAGAGCGCCGGGCAGCTCATCGCCGCCCGCGCCTTCCAGGGCATCGGCGTCGGTGGCCTCCAGGCGCTGGTCCAGGTCGCCATCGCGGCCATGATCCCGCCGCGTGAGCGGGGCCGCTACAACGGCTACCTGGGCGGCGTCATGGCGCTGGCCACCGTCGGCGGCCCGCTGCTGGGCGGCCTGATCGTGGACACCTCCTGGCTCGGCTGGCGCTGGTGCTTCTTCGTCGGCGTACCGGTCGCGGCCGTCGCGCTGTTCCTGCTCCAGATCACCCTGAACCTGCCCACCGCGCGCCGGGCCAACGTCAAGATCGACTACCTGGGCGCCGCACTCATCGCCGCCGGCGTCAGCGTGCTGCTGATCTGGATCTCGTTCGTCGACGACTCGTTCGCCTGGGCCTCCTGGCAGACCGGCGCCATGGTCGGCGGCTCGGTGCTGCTGCTCGCGCTCGCCGTCGCGGTGGAGGCACGGGCCGCCGAGCCGGTGGTGCCGCTGCACATCGTCCGCGAGCGCACCACCGCCCTGGCGATCCTGGGCAGCCTCGCGGTCGGCATGGCGATGTTCGGCGGCGCGGTCTTCCTCGGCCAGTACTTCCAGATCGGCCGCGGCTACAGCCCGACCGAGGCCGGCCTGCTCACCATCCCGATGATGGCCGGCGTGCTGATCTCCTCGATCGTGGCCGGCCGGATGATCACCGCCACCGGGAAGGTCAAGCCGTACATCGTGTTCGGCGCGGTCGTGCTGGTCGTCGGGTTCGCCATGCTCGGCACCATCGACCACGAGACCTCGCTGGTCTTCGTCGGCCTCGCGATGTTCATCGTCGGCGTCGGCGTCGGCATGACCATGCAGAACCTGGTGCTCGCCGTGCAGAACACGGTCGCGCTCAAGGACATCGGCGCGGCCAGCGCCAGCGTCGCGTTCTTCCGTTCGCTCGGCGGCACCATCGGTGTGTCGGTGCTCGGCGCGGTGCTCGCCCGCCGGGTCAGCGACCGGATCACACACGACCTCGCCGCGGCCGGCATCCCCGCCTCCGGCGGGGGCGGCGGCAGCACGCTCAACCTCGACGCGCTGCCCGAGCCGGTCCGGCAGATCGTGCGGGCCGCGTACGGGGACGCAACGGGGCACATCTTCCTGATCTCGGCCGCCATCGCGGTGGTGGGTATCGTGGCGGCGCTGCTGCTGCGCCCGGTCACCCTGCGTTCCAGCCTCGATCTGCCGGACACCGGCCGATCGGTGGCGGTGGGAGCGGACGCCGTCGACGGCGCGCCCGCCTTCGACGAGGTGAGCGTGGACTCGGCCGGCCGGGAGGAACACGCCCGCCGCTGA